CCTACAAAGGCCATGAAGCGCGCGGGCTACGAAGCCGATCGTTTCGAGCTGCGCCTGCGCGACATCGCCACAGGCAAGGTGAGCGTGATCGCCAGCGATTGGGACCGCAGCGTCTCGGACATGAAGTGGAGCCGCGATGGCAAGAGCCTGCTCGTCACTGCCGATGACGTTGGCAAGCACAAGCTCTTCCGCATCGACATCAAGACCGGCAAGGCCACAGCCATCAGCAAGGCGGGCCACATGGATGCCTTCATTGAAACAGCCAAGGGCTTCGTGTTCATGCGCAGCGGCTTGCACGGGCCTTCGCAGCTCCATATCTCGAAACCGAAGGCAATGTTCATCGACGATGGCGCCACGCCGCTCACGCAATTCAATGCGGTGCTGGAGGAGCGCGTGCTCGGCGCCTTCGAGCAATTCAGCTTCAAGGGCTGGAACGATGAAACGGTGCATGGCTATGTGCTGAAGCCCGCGAACTACCAGGAAGGGAAGAAGTACCCCGTGGCCTTCCTCATCCACGGCAGCCCGCAGGGCAGCTTCGGCGATGGTTGGAGTTACCGCTGGAACCCGCAGACATACGCGGGCGCTGGTTATGCGGTGGTGATGATCGACTTTCACGGAAGCACCGGCTACGGCCAGGCCTTCACCGACGCGATCAATCAGCATTGGGGCGATCGTCCGTTGGAGGATCTGCAGAAAGGTTGGGCGCATGCGCTGAGCAACTACGCCTTCCTCGATGGCGCGCGCGCTGCGGCCTTGGGCGCGTCGTACGGCGGCTACATGGTGAATTGGATCGCCGGCAACTGGCCCGATGCCTTCAGGTGCCTCGTTTCGCACTGCGGCATCTTCGATACGCGCATGATGGGCTATGCCACCGAGGAACTGTGGTTCACCGATTGGGAGAACGGAGGCAGCGTGTTCGCGAATCCGAAAGCCTACGATGAGTTCAATCCCATGATGCACACCGCAACCTGGCGCGCACCCATGCTGGTTATCCACGGCGACAAGGATTTCCGCGTGCCGCTGGAGCAGGGCATCGGCAGTTTCACCGCGTGCCAGAGCAAGGGCATCGAATCGAAGTACCTGCGCTTCCCCGACGAGAACCACTGGGTGCTGAAGCCGCAGAACTCGAAGCAATGGCACGACACGGTTTTCGGTTGGCTGGAGAAGCACATCGGGGCGGGACGATAAGGGTACTTTCGGGCCATGAGCACCAAGGAACTCAAACAAGCAATGCTGGATCGGATCAAGGACATCCCTGATCATGCGCCAGCGAGCATGCTACAGCACGTGATGGACGCTATCGAGGAACTGGCGAAAGGCGATGCCGCCTCCATGCAGCGCATGTCGCGATTCCTGAAGAATATCGAGGAAGACAAGGGCCTGCTCCAGCGCTTGGCTCAATGATTTCGCGCAAAGAGGCGCTGGTCCACCATGCCGAGCTAATCACTCGGTTCGGCGGCTCGCATGGCGTTCGTGATGAAGGCATCCTCGATGCCTCGCTGAACCGGCCATACGCCACGTTTCGACGGCATCGATTTGTTCCACCGCAAGAGATAAAGCAGGTGCGATGATGCATGGAATCATCACTGGTCATCCCTTCATAGATGGAAACAAACGCACGGGCTTCGCGCTGGCGAGGCTCATTCTTCAGGATGCTGGTTTGGACATCTCTTCAACCGAAGACGACAAGTACGACCTCGTGATACTAGTTGCCACGGGCAAGCTCGACGTTGAGGGCATCGTGCAGTGGTTGGTGGGACGGGTGGTTTACCCGGATTGATCGCAAGAACCCCGGCTTCTACATTCGCCCGGCCCACCCCGCTCATGCGGGATGAGACACATGCGCAACCTTCTCCTCACGCTCTTCCTCGCGCCGCTGATAGCCGCTGCGCAGAGCACCCGCCGCCATCGCACGTGCGCGATGCAGCGCCTTCGATCATCGCATTCACCAACGCAACGCTTACACCGATGCGCGCACGGCGATCAAGAAGGCCACCTTGTTGATCCGCGATGGCGAAGTGGTGGCCGCTGGCGAGAAGGTGACCGTTCCTGCGGGCGCCGTGGTGCGCGACCTCAACGGCCTGCACATCTGGCCCGCGCTCATTGAGCCATACAGCGACTTGGGATTGCCATCGAGCACGCCCGAGGAACGCAAGGCCGAGAACAAGGCCGCGCGCCATTGGAACGCCGCGCTCCGCGCCGATGCCAGCGCGCACGAACTCTACAAAGCCGATGCGGACCAAGGCATCGAAGCTGCGCGAGCAAGGCTTCGCTTTGGCCATCGCGCATCGCATGGACGGCATCGCGCGCGGCACATCTGCGGCCATCGCGCTCAATGATGAGCCGGCCGTGAAGAGCATCGTGCAGGCCGATGCCGCCGCGCATTTCAGCTTCCGCAAAGGCAGCTCGCAAGACAATTATCCCAGCTCGCTCATGGGCAGCATCGCCTTGCTGCGGCAAGCCATGCACGATGCGCGTTGGTACGCTTCGCTTCCGCAGAAGAAAGAGACCGATGCCGTGCTGAACGCGCTCAGCATTCAGTTGGCAGGTCGTATGGTGTGCGAAGCCAGCGACCGTAATGATGTGCTGCGCTGGTCGAAGCTTCTGCGCGAATTCCAGATCACCGGCATCGTGAAGAGCGGCGGCGATGAATACGCGCGCTTGGCGGAGATCAAGGCGGCTGGCATGCCGCTGATCGTGCCCTTCGCGCAGCCCGAGGCTTTCGATGTGGAGGATCCATACGACGCCTTGGAGGTGAGCTACGCGCGCCTGAAGCATTGGGAGCTGGCCATGCGCAACGCCTATCTGCTCGATAGCGCGGGTGTCGCGTTCGCGCTCACTACGCACGGCCGAAAGGAGCTGAAGGATGTGTGGAAGGACTTGCGCAAGCTGGTGGCCAGCGGGCTCGACAGCGCGAAGGTGATTGAGAAGGTGACCGCGGAACCTGCGCGTCTCTACGGCATCGAGGATCGATATGGAGCACTTCGGCCCGGCATGCGCGCGAGCTTCATCATCACTTCGCAGCATCTGCTGCACGAGAAGAATACGATCCACGAGACGTGGGTGGAAGGCAAGCGATTCGTGATCGACGACCCGAACAAACCTCGACTCGCTGGCAGCTACGACCTCAACCTCAGCGATGCGATCTGGCTACTTGAGGTGAGCGGCGAGCCGGGCAAGCACGAGGCAGCTGTTCGTCGTCCGGATGAAGCGGACAGCCTGAAGGTGAAGGCGCGCATGGAACTCACGGGCACGGTGGTGAGCCTCAGCTTCGCGCCGAAAGGCAAAGCCGATGAGCTCATCCGGTTGAACGGCAGCGTCCATGGTGGTGGAGGCGTGTGGGATGGACAAGGGCAGAAGCCCGGAGGAGCGTGGTTCGCTTGGAGCGCGGTGCGAAGGGCAGATTCAACGAATGGGGGCAAAGCGGCAAGCGGGGTAGCGGCGAGCGGCAAGTCGATGCCGAAGGACAGCACGGCAGCGAAACAGTCTAGCACGTTCGGTGCGATCACCTATCCGCTGGTGGGCTATGGCTGGAAGGAGGCCCCGAAGGCCGAGACCATCGTGATCCGCAACGCAACGGTGTGGACGAATACCTCGAAGGGCATCCTGCGCAACGCCGATGTGCTCATCCATGAAGGCAAGGTGAAGGCTGTGGGTGAGAAGCTCGATGCGCTCGCGCTCTTCTCCGGAAAGAACAAGCCCACTGTCACCGAAGTGGACGGCAAGGGCAAGCACCTCACCTGCGGCATCGTCGATGAGCATTCGCACATCGCGATCTCGCGCGGCGTGAACGAGGGCTCGCACCACATCTCCAGCGAAGTGCGCATCGGCGACGTGGTGAATCCCGACGATGTGAACCTCTACCGCAACCTCGCGGGCGGCGTTACCACCGTGCAGCAGTTGCATGGCAGCGCCAACGTGATGGGCGGCCAGAGCGCGGTGATCAAATTGCGCTGGGGCCACAGTGCCGATAGCCTCTTGCTGAAAGGCTCGCGGCCTCGGATCAAGTTCGCGTTAGGCGAGAACGTGAAGCAGAGCAACTGGGGGCCGAGCTCGCG
The sequence above is drawn from the Flavobacteriales bacterium genome and encodes:
- a CDS encoding amidohydrolase family protein, whose amino-acid sequence is MRTKASKLREQGFALAIAHRMDGIARGTSAAIALNDEPAVKSIVQADAAAHFSFRKGSSQDNYPSSLMGSIALLRQAMHDARWYASLPQKKETDAVLNALSIQLAGRMVCEASDRNDVLRWSKLLREFQITGIVKSGGDEYARLAEIKAAGMPLIVPFAQPEAFDVEDPYDALEVSYARLKHWELAMRNAYLLDSAGVAFALTTHGRKELKDVWKDLRKLVASGLDSAKVIEKVTAEPARLYGIEDRYGALRPGMRASFIITSQHLLHEKNTIHETWVEGKRFVIDDPNKPRLAGSYDLNLSDAIWLLEVSGEPGKHEAAVRRPDEADSLKVKARMELTGTVVSLSFAPKGKADELIRLNGSVHGGGGVWDGQGQKPGGAWFAWSAVRRADSTNGGKAASGVAASGKSMPKDSTAAKQSSTFGAITYPLVGYGWKEAPKAETIVIRNATVWTNTSKGILRNADVLIHEGKVKAVGEKLDALALFSGKNKPTVTEVDGKGKHLTCGIVDEHSHIAISRGVNEGSHHISSEVRIGDVVNPDDVNLYRNLAGGVTTVQQLHGSANVMGGQSAVIKLRWGHSADSLLLKGSRPRIKFALGENVKQSNWGPSSRFPQTRMGVEQSFYDAFHQARAYQQELDRWNATKPKDRDGKAAPRRDLRMEALAEILHGERDISCHSYVQSEIAMLMHVADSMRFKVNTFTHILEGYKVAQAMKKHGASGSTFSDWWAYKFEVNDAIPYNAALMHRNGVHTGINSDDAEMSRRLNQEAAKAVKYGGVSAEEAWKMVTLNPRACWDSIIASAACSRGWMRTSCSGALIP
- a CDS encoding S9 family peptidase, whose translation is PTKAMKRAGYEADRFELRLRDIATGKVSVIASDWDRSVSDMKWSRDGKSLLVTADDVGKHKLFRIDIKTGKATAISKAGHMDAFIETAKGFVFMRSGLHGPSQLHISKPKAMFIDDGATPLTQFNAVLEERVLGAFEQFSFKGWNDETVHGYVLKPANYQEGKKYPVAFLIHGSPQGSFGDGWSYRWNPQTYAGAGYAVVMIDFHGSTGYGQAFTDAINQHWGDRPLEDLQKGWAHALSNYAFLDGARAAALGASYGGYMVNWIAGNWPDAFRCLVSHCGIFDTRMMGYATEELWFTDWENGGSVFANPKAYDEFNPMMHTATWRAPMLVIHGDKDFRVPLEQGIGSFTACQSKGIESKYLRFPDENHWVLKPQNSKQWHDTVFGWLEKHIGAGR